The Candida albicans SC5314 chromosome 5, complete sequence genome includes a region encoding these proteins:
- a CDS encoding peptide alpha-N-acetyltransferase complex A subunit (Ortholog(s) have peptide alpha-N-acetyltransferase activity, role in N-terminal protein amino acid acetylation and NatA complex, cytosolic ribosome, mitochondrion localization) translates to MVTKKASPIFASKEDSNFREALSLYDSKQYKKALKLVDANLKKHSNHAESLALKGCIIFQTNGNKDDARSYIDRAAAKNPNNYLVDHLIGLYYRANENYAEAAKWLSAAMENGSTNKAILRDLSFMQIHIRDYKNLRDSRQQYLEHAPGYRANWTGVAVAHHLNKDYASAVGTLAKIEDIIKDHLTESDMYEQSECVLYKNQLIGESGDFAKALDVLQKDDNSIKDRLSFLEYKAKYLLLLGQKKEASLVYRELLKRNPDNVSYYNLLETALGTTTQSPEIRYKLYQKLSKFYPHSDPPKFLPLTFLPSDSSLFEKAAKDYIIPQLLRGVPATFVNVKPLYKNPAKLKVIESIVKDFYEHDVPKVSNPTVKVWTCYYFAQHYLYQNDLTPASKYIDIAIEHSPTLVELYIIKARIIKHQGDFVKASDVMNEGRLLDLQDRFINSKSTKYLLRANKVNEAIDCISLFTKLDENAVNGCKDLHTMQANWVLVESAEAYSRIYHDYQTQLNQLQKSIDNDKEQNDESFNEIVENTEIYRGLALKRFHAVLKNFDIFYNDQFDFHSYCLRRGTPRDYIDTLKWEDKIHTTPIYTRALKGLSELYFEIYEEQQQQQKSKADENDAVVVKKNSKKQKKAKSQLNKKRAELVSKVESEKDDADPFGIKLYHDLIEKDVLESLFELFKPLSEEGKNLRLTWEVLFRIYLLQGKYVLALQAIKSLNKILTRGDSDKKLKQIGEMVLELSTTVTNDSNANVAIVKVVEKGLNSAFPDFEKLSCDEFAKLYNQ, encoded by the coding sequence ATGGTGACAAAAAAGGCTAGCCCTATTTTTGCCTCTAAAGAGGATAGCAATTTTAGGGAAGCATTGTCGTTGTACGACTCcaaacaatacaaaaagGCACTTAAATTAGTTGATGCcaatttgaagaaacatTCCAATCATGCTGAATCATTAGCGTTGAAGGGATGTataatatttcaaacaaatgGCAATAAAGACGATGCCAGATCATACATTGACCGAGCAGCAGCaaaaaatccaaacaaTTATTTAGTTGATCATTTGATAGGGTTATATTACCGTGCCAATGAAAACTATGCAGAAGCTGCCAAATGGTTATCTGCAGCCATGGAAAATGGATCAACCAACAAAGCAATTTTACGtgatttatcatttatgCAAATTCATATTAGAGATTATAAAAACTTGAGAGATAGCAGACAACAATATTTGGAACACGCCCCTGGCTATAGGGCCAATTGGACCGGGGTTGCTGTGGCTCATCATTTAAACAAAGATTATGCATCAGCCGTGGGGACTTTGGCAAAAATTGAGGATATCATTAAAGACCACTTGACAGAAAGTGACATGTATGAACAAAGTGAATGTGTTTTGTATAAAAACCAATTGATTGGTGAACTGGGTGATTTTGCCAAGGCATTGGATGTCTTGCAGAAGGATGATAATAGTATTAAGGATAGATTATCTTTCTTAGAATACAAGGCCAAGTACTTGTTGTTATTGGGTCAAAAAAAGGAAGCATCCTTGGTTTATCGAGAATTGTTAAAGAGAAATCCTGATAATGTTTCGTACTATAATTTATTGGAAACTGCATTAGGTACAACTACACAATCACCTGAAATTAGatataaattatatcaaaaattgaGCAAATTCTATCCTCATTCAGATCCACCAAAGTTTCTCCCCTTGACTTTTTTACCTTCAGATAGttctttatttgaaaaGGCTGCCAAGGATTACATTATCCCTCAATTATTACGTGGTGTCCCTGCTACATTTGTCAATGTCAAACCCTTGTATAAAAACCCAGCAAAATTGAAGGTCATTGAATCTATTGTTAAAGATTTTTATGAACACGATGTACCAAAAGTTTCTAACCCAACAGTCAAAGTGTGGACgtgttattattttgcTCAACATTATTTGTATCAAAATGACTTGACACCAGCatcaaaatatattgatataGCCATTGAACATTCACCAACATTGGTTGAACTATACATTATTAAGGCAAGAATTATTAAGCACCAAGGAGATTTTGTCAAGGCTAGTGATGTAATGAATGAAGGAAGATTATTGGATTTACAAGATCGTTTTATCAATTCCAAgtcaacaaaatatttgttgAGGGCTAATAAGGTCAATGAGGCAATTGATTGTATATCATTATTCACCAAATTGGATGAAAATGCTGTTAACGGTTGTAAAGATTTACATACTATGCAAGCTAATTGGGTTTTAGTTGAATCGGCTGAAGCATATTCAAGAATCTACCATGATTATCAGACCCAATTGAACCAACTCCAAAAGAGTATTGACAATGATAAGGAACAAAATGATGAATCATTTAATGAGATTGTTGAGAATACTGAAATCTACCGTGGATTGGCATTGAAACGTTTCCATGCTGTTTTGAAGAATTTCGATATATTTTATaatgatcaatttgatttccaCTCCTATTGTTTGAGACGTGGTACACCAAGAGATTATATCGATACTTTGAAATGGGAGGATAAGATTCATACTACTCCAATATATACCAGAGCTTTAAAAGGTTTATCtgaattatattttgaaatctaTGAagagcaacaacaacaacagaaatcTAAGgctgatgaaaatgatgcAGTTGTGGTTAAAAAGAATAGTAAGAAGCAAAAGAAGGCCAAGTCCCAACTTAATAAGAAACGAGCTGAATTAGTCAGTAAAGTTGAGAGTGAAAAGGATGATGCTGATCCATTTGGAATTAAGTTGTAtcatgatttaattgaaaaggATGTTTTGGAATCCTTATTTGAACTTTTTAAACCATTGAGTGAAGAAGGTAAAAACTTGCGTTTGACATGGGAAGTCTTGTTTagaatttatttattacaaGGCAAGTATGTTTTAGCATTACAAGCCATCAAAAGCTTGAATAAGATTTTAACAAGAGGTGATCTGgacaagaaattaaaacaaattggTGAAATGGTATTGGAGTTGTCAACCACGGTGACTAATGATTCTAATGCCAACGTTGCCATTGTGAAAGTGGTTGAAAAGGGGTTGAATAGTGCATTCCcggattttgaaaaattatccTGTGACGAATTTGCCAAACTATATAATCAATAG